A part of Gemmatimonadota bacterium genomic DNA contains:
- the trpD gene encoding anthranilate phosphoribosyltransferase, whose translation MISKYIDKLREGESLQADEAEQCLSAILESNLPDEQIAELLIAFSEKGETADEILGFSRALLIRSRPVPLSFDAIDSCGTGGSGLNRFNVSTTAAFVLSAGGVPVVKHGNKGSKRPNGSFDLLEELDCEFDFRDDRLEDIFRRTNVCFLFARIYHPVMKKVVTARQMVDKRTIFNLSAPLCNPANPQYQILGTIDVDMGRQLVEVLRHLGRKRFLIVVGEPGIDEISISGHTHIFEVAEGVTREYQISPSDFGIAKWDYSEIPGGDSDENAEIFLSLLQHQTPEPILDLVCLNAGAAFYCFGRTDSIEEGFDLSKDLFAKGLVQEKFLKYKRLSSKQK comes from the coding sequence ATGATCTCGAAATACATTGATAAACTCAGAGAGGGTGAATCTCTCCAGGCCGATGAGGCTGAACAATGTCTGAGTGCAATCCTGGAAAGTAACCTGCCAGACGAACAGATCGCAGAGTTGCTCATAGCTTTTTCTGAGAAGGGCGAGACTGCCGATGAAATTCTCGGATTTTCAAGAGCTTTATTGATCAGGTCGAGACCTGTTCCTCTCTCTTTCGACGCCATTGATTCGTGTGGCACAGGTGGAAGCGGTTTAAATCGATTCAACGTATCTACAACCGCTGCGTTCGTTTTATCTGCTGGTGGCGTTCCGGTGGTGAAACACGGCAATAAAGGATCAAAGCGACCGAATGGAAGCTTTGATTTGCTGGAAGAACTCGACTGTGAGTTTGATTTCAGAGATGACCGTTTAGAGGACATTTTCAGGAGAACGAATGTATGTTTTCTGTTTGCCCGCATATACCACCCAGTAATGAAAAAAGTGGTGACCGCCAGACAAATGGTTGACAAGAGGACGATTTTCAATCTCAGCGCTCCGTTATGTAATCCTGCCAATCCCCAATATCAGATACTCGGAACAATTGATGTCGATATGGGCAGACAACTGGTAGAAGTGCTCCGCCATCTTGGGCGTAAACGCTTCTTGATTGTTGTCGGAGAGCCGGGGATTGATGAGATCTCCATTTCTGGACACACGCATATCTTTGAAGTGGCCGAAGGTGTGACCAGAGAATACCAGATTTCGCCTTCAGATTTTGGGATAGCAAAATGGGATTACAGTGAGATTCCAGGTGGTGATAGTGACGAGAATGCAGAAATCTTCCTATCTCTTTTACAGCACCAAACTCCCGAACCAATTCTGGATCTGGTGTGTTTGAATGCCGGTGCAGCTTTCTACTGTTTTGGACGCACAGATTCGATTGAGGAAGGCTTTGATCTGAGCAAGGATCTCTTCGCAAAAGGGTTGGTTCAAGAGAAATTTCTTAAATATAAACGACTGTCCAGCAAGCAGAAGTGA
- a CDS encoding L-glyceraldehyde 3-phosphate reductase yields MSDFPSQSRYDSMTYRRCGNSGIQLPLLSLGLWHNFGGVDVFETGRATVRTAFDHGITHLDLANNYGPPYGSAEETFGRILQLDLTPYRDELIISTKAGFDMWPGPYGNFGSRKYLVASLDQSLKRLGVDYVDIFYHHRPDPDTPLAETMGALDFTVRSGRALYVGISNYPPDKTREAARILRDLGTPCLIHQPKYNLLTRQPENNGLFDVLQEEGIGCIAFSILNSGMLTDKYLDGIPADSRAARPGHPLKNRLNKEFLGKISKLNDHACARGQTLAQMAIAWVLRQEAVTTALCGASRPEQIEDSIGVLDNLNFTEDELQTIDNILAT; encoded by the coding sequence ATGTCCGACTTCCCATCCCAATCGCGTTACGACAGCATGACATATAGGCGGTGTGGCAACAGCGGTATTCAACTCCCCCTGCTCTCTCTCGGCCTGTGGCATAATTTTGGTGGCGTCGATGTGTTTGAAACCGGACGCGCTACGGTGCGCACCGCCTTTGACCACGGCATCACGCACCTGGATCTGGCCAACAACTATGGACCGCCCTATGGCTCTGCCGAAGAGACCTTCGGCCGCATCCTCCAGCTCGACCTGACGCCCTACCGGGACGAACTGATCATCTCCACCAAGGCCGGATTTGATATGTGGCCCGGACCCTATGGCAATTTTGGCTCGCGGAAATACCTCGTTGCCAGCCTCGACCAAAGCCTCAAACGCCTGGGGGTAGATTATGTCGATATCTTCTACCACCATCGCCCCGATCCCGACACGCCACTTGCAGAAACCATGGGCGCTCTCGATTTCACCGTCCGTTCAGGTCGCGCCCTCTATGTTGGCATCTCCAATTATCCGCCCGACAAAACCAGAGAGGCCGCGCGAATCCTGCGCGACTTAGGTACGCCCTGCCTGATCCATCAGCCCAAATACAATCTGCTTACCCGACAACCCGAAAACAATGGTCTCTTCGACGTCCTTCAGGAGGAAGGCATCGGCTGCATCGCCTTCTCCATCCTCAACAGCGGCATGCTCACCGATAAATACCTGGACGGCATCCCCGCAGACTCCCGCGCCGCTCGCCCGGGTCACCCGCTCAAAAATCGCCTCAACAAAGAATTCCTCGGCAAAATCAGCAAGCTCAACGACCACGCCTGCGCCCGCGGTCAAACCCTCGCCCAGATGGCCATCGCCTGGGTCCTCCGACAAGAGGCGGTCACGACCGCGCTTTGCGGAGCCAGCCGACCCGAACAAATCGAGGACAGCATCGGTGTTCTCGACAACCTGAATTTCACCGAAGACGAACTCCAGACAATCGACAATATCTTAGCGACGTAA
- a CDS encoding HAD family phosphatase: MLKAILWDNDGVLVDTEGLYFQACRETLERLGVRLSEARFIELFLKASEGLTKIAAEHGIDEQALEPARIWRNARYTELLRAGVPVIDGARQVLRQLHGTVRMGIVTSSRREHFEIIHAATGLLDCIDFTLVREDYRHSKPDPEPYLTAMRQNGLSAAECVVIEDSDRGLRAALAAGLRCIVIPQGLTSGLDFTGALRQLTDIRQVPPLIHELMQT, translated from the coding sequence ATGCTGAAAGCCATTCTTTGGGACAACGACGGCGTCCTGGTCGACACCGAAGGCCTGTACTTTCAGGCTTGCCGCGAAACCTTGGAACGCCTCGGCGTCCGCCTGAGCGAAGCCCGTTTCATCGAGCTCTTCCTCAAGGCCAGCGAAGGCCTTACCAAGATCGCCGCCGAACACGGCATAGACGAACAGGCGCTGGAGCCAGCCCGCATCTGGCGCAACGCCCGCTACACCGAACTCTTGCGTGCCGGTGTACCCGTCATCGACGGCGCCCGCCAAGTGCTGCGCCAACTCCACGGCACGGTGCGCATGGGCATCGTCACCAGTTCGCGGCGGGAGCACTTTGAGATCATCCACGCCGCCACCGGCCTGCTGGACTGCATCGATTTCACGCTCGTGCGCGAAGACTACCGACATTCCAAGCCCGACCCCGAGCCCTACCTCACGGCCATGCGGCAAAACGGCCTTAGCGCCGCCGAATGCGTCGTTATCGAAGACTCAGACCGGGGGCTGCGCGCCGCACTGGCGGCCGGGCTGCGCTGCATCGTCATACCGCAGGGCCTGACGAGCGGCCTGGACTTCACCGGCGCCCTGCGGCAACTGACCGATATCCGTCAGGTCCCACCGCTGATCCATGAGCTTATGCAAACTTAG
- a CDS encoding HAD family phosphatase, producing MAFIWRYSMRSEVIKAIIWDMGGVLIEEKLTADDTQIPQIGMSIAELAQMVFYHPLTPKLFVGEEHPEKLWKVIGDELNISNDEAQKLGVDFWGEPIWNYDLLDYITSLKGKYKLGVLSDAWITTRKIVQEEIHDDLFDAIMFSAKEGLRKPDPKIFQRMLSRLEVTAEEAIFVDDRINNVQGAEQVSIHGIHYTPEIDIQERINQITSNAKRQVL from the coding sequence ATGGCTTTCATCTGGCGTTACTCAATGAGGAGTGAAGTGATCAAAGCCATCATCTGGGATATGGGTGGAGTACTGATAGAAGAAAAACTAACAGCGGACGACACTCAAATTCCTCAAATTGGTATGTCAATAGCTGAACTGGCCCAAATGGTATTCTATCACCCTCTAACGCCGAAACTTTTCGTGGGAGAAGAACATCCAGAAAAGTTATGGAAAGTTATTGGAGATGAACTGAATATATCAAATGATGAAGCACAGAAATTAGGTGTGGATTTCTGGGGCGAACCCATCTGGAATTATGATCTGTTAGACTATATTACCTCATTAAAAGGTAAATATAAACTCGGCGTACTCAGCGACGCTTGGATCACGACACGCAAAATTGTACAGGAAGAGATTCATGATGACCTTTTTGACGCGATAATGTTCTCAGCTAAAGAAGGTTTGCGCAAACCTGACCCAAAGATTTTTCAGCGTATGCTATCCCGTTTGGAAGTGACTGCTGAAGAAGCCATTTTTGTGGATGACAGAATTAACAATGTGCAAGGCGCTGAGCAAGTTAGCATACATGGTATTCACTATACGCCAGAAATCGATATCCAAGAACGAATCAATCAAATTACGTCAAACGCAAAAAGACAGGTCCTTTGA
- a CDS encoding DUF5069 domain-containing protein: METQVPLISTRTKGPLGLVHLPRLWLKMRLSAKGKLAGEYRAGEGGFDGLLLEALGIDSTAAVAFVSASQPGYLAFETWVKENAKPESLTPEAIDQFNERILSFPKPEPGRSEMLEILGFPQSDKEWLGTDLNDLDDWHGFHLALLNEE; this comes from the coding sequence ATGGAGACACAGGTTCCTCTCATCAGCACCCGGACAAAAGGCCCGTTGGGATTGGTTCACCTTCCGAGGCTATGGTTGAAAATGCGTCTGTCGGCAAAGGGCAAGTTGGCAGGTGAATACAGAGCGGGCGAAGGCGGGTTTGATGGCCTGCTGCTCGAAGCTCTGGGAATTGACTCGACCGCTGCTGTCGCTTTCGTAAGCGCGTCGCAGCCGGGCTACCTGGCGTTCGAGACCTGGGTAAAAGAGAATGCAAAACCGGAAAGCCTGACGCCGGAGGCGATTGACCAATTCAACGAACGCATCCTCTCGTTCCCCAAGCCAGAGCCTGGTCGAAGCGAAATGCTTGAGATTCTTGGGTTCCCCCAATCTGACAAAGAGTGGCTCGGCACCGACCTCAACGATCTCGACGACTGGCATGGCTTTCATCTGGCGTTACTCAATGAGGAGTGA
- a CDS encoding S8 family serine peptidase, which yields MVWPTLRDFLQVPVELTGKGVRIAVVDGRFSNHPDISTNRHRTTHIVHVMDSEPRPEVFYPEPEPWAAGSSHALRAAAGAAGSGAASQGLYTGVAPEADLFLIAMYFPEHKSNPDQYLPSLKALEWVRDNWRKYEIRAVMAARIFRTDSGILPWQMEPLRILCEELASEGVLVISGSGNVPDQTAATAQTASPSVLSVGGIIISPSGDPSQAEMYQGCRGTTFEGKWVPQILAPAANIALPDVEVAHPLHAKMDNLPGGYARTNGTSFAGPILLGAAACLWQAHPNWTATEMKSALIASSKKKPQWSELRAGLVSVRDALVIKETESTPELSITPFRNWSSWRNRPLQQRLTKLNSTDHEEVKDAILSFLGNAIPPQAIEPISKHVKHPIATVRTAALCALATEPAQINANHILDAFRDSSPNVRMAGVYSLQKCQNLWPDCKTSFSNLLNDTSLDVRYQSLLLAAQMAYPDFAAEIAAGLEEDTQMGRVANFTARRDALEAITGQQFPLNSPPKPGNIPHSNSVRDARMDLARQWKDWLSREWVTKWG from the coding sequence ATAGTGTGGCCAACACTGCGAGACTTTCTGCAAGTTCCTGTTGAGCTTACGGGGAAAGGTGTCCGTATTGCTGTTGTCGATGGTAGATTTTCAAATCATCCCGATATTAGTACAAATAGACACCGTACAACCCACATAGTACATGTGATGGATTCTGAACCACGCCCCGAAGTGTTTTATCCAGAACCCGAACCCTGGGCAGCAGGTAGTTCGCACGCGCTGCGTGCCGCCGCTGGTGCTGCAGGATCGGGGGCTGCATCGCAGGGATTATACACAGGTGTTGCGCCAGAGGCAGACCTATTTCTCATTGCTATGTACTTCCCAGAGCATAAGTCAAATCCTGATCAATATTTACCAAGTCTAAAAGCGCTGGAATGGGTTCGGGACAATTGGCGAAAGTACGAGATTCGGGCAGTTATGGCAGCACGCATATTTCGGACAGACTCAGGCATTCTCCCCTGGCAGATGGAACCGCTTCGCATTTTGTGTGAAGAACTGGCCTCAGAGGGCGTGCTTGTAATCTCGGGATCAGGCAATGTGCCCGACCAGACTGCAGCGACAGCGCAGACCGCATCCCCTTCTGTGCTATCTGTGGGTGGCATCATAATCTCACCGAGCGGAGATCCATCCCAAGCCGAAATGTATCAAGGATGCCGTGGAACGACATTTGAGGGAAAATGGGTTCCTCAAATTCTGGCACCTGCGGCGAACATTGCCCTCCCTGATGTAGAGGTCGCGCACCCCCTTCATGCGAAAATGGACAACCTTCCAGGTGGCTATGCCCGCACAAATGGCACATCCTTCGCAGGACCAATTCTGCTTGGAGCCGCCGCCTGTTTGTGGCAAGCCCATCCAAATTGGACAGCCACGGAAATGAAATCAGCACTCATCGCTTCATCAAAGAAAAAACCTCAATGGTCAGAACTACGTGCTGGTCTCGTATCCGTGCGTGATGCGCTGGTAATCAAAGAAACCGAGAGTACACCTGAGCTTTCGATTACTCCCTTCCGAAACTGGTCATCGTGGCGGAACCGCCCCCTACAACAGAGATTGACAAAACTCAACAGCACTGATCATGAGGAAGTGAAGGATGCAATCCTTTCTTTTCTTGGAAATGCCATCCCGCCTCAAGCAATAGAGCCAATAAGCAAGCACGTCAAACACCCTATAGCGACTGTTCGCACAGCAGCATTATGTGCATTGGCAACCGAACCGGCTCAGATAAATGCGAACCATATACTGGACGCGTTCCGAGATTCTTCGCCGAACGTCCGGATGGCGGGCGTTTACTCGCTGCAAAAGTGCCAGAATTTGTGGCCCGATTGTAAAACGTCATTCTCCAATCTACTCAACGATACAAGCTTAGATGTTCGTTATCAATCGCTTCTACTGGCCGCACAAATGGCTTATCCAGATTTTGCCGCAGAAATCGCCGCTGGCCTTGAAGAAGACACCCAAATGGGTCGCGTAGCGAACTTCACGGCCCGAAGAGATGCGTTAGAGGCAATAACAGGACAGCAGTTTCCGCTTAACTCACCTCCAAAACCGGGAAATATACCCCATTCAAACTCGGTTCGAGATGCGCGAATGGATTTGGCACGTCAATGGAAAGATTGGCTCAGTCGTGAGTGGGTGACAAAATGGGGTTAG
- a CDS encoding GNAT family N-acetyltransferase encodes MERINFKRVIPADQNRFRPLVEAYWLEIMPHADTVCTSDSRDSYFADRFPLSSTEPRVFWGLSEGSPVGFISFSISGTRAEINDFYVVPAKRRRSIGTFLVKSAIEITDSLGVDRIDLNVRRDNPEALKFWEAQGFMIGHYELIQYRDPEKRVGFLGALSSDFV; translated from the coding sequence ATGGAACGCATCAATTTCAAACGGGTAATTCCAGCCGACCAGAACCGATTTCGTCCACTCGTCGAAGCTTACTGGCTGGAGATCATGCCACATGCCGATACGGTATGTACATCTGATAGTCGGGATTCGTATTTCGCAGATCGTTTTCCCCTGTCCAGCACTGAACCAAGGGTATTTTGGGGGCTAAGCGAAGGATCCCCAGTGGGATTTATTTCATTCTCCATATCTGGCACCAGGGCAGAGATAAACGACTTTTACGTTGTTCCTGCCAAGCGCAGGAGGAGCATTGGGACGTTCCTGGTAAAATCAGCCATAGAAATTACCGATAGTCTGGGAGTTGATAGGATCGATTTAAATGTCCGACGGGACAATCCAGAAGCCTTGAAATTCTGGGAAGCACAAGGATTTATGATTGGGCACTACGAACTGATTCAATACCGGGATCCTGAAAAGCGAGTTGGATTTTTGGGAGCCCTTTCCTCTGATTTTGTGTAA
- a CDS encoding phosphotransferase: protein MKEAKRALEAWDVSVQCIRADAVPEVYHVESTTGERFVLKNVGAPDVLVRTETQFRVTRHVHDSGLPIAYLVETRSGLSYSKIDSSIYILMPFLPDDEPDFYGPDSGPLYRTLGAAYGRLHAILADFEGPIETWEDNAYEPLFKDYVPKALPKLSGEARRRVEDTLSEVEGHLRLIASSLPMEPVFQDVHRGNVRMVKGEFRGFIDCDHISIGHRIDDITTALISMIKYEGRNGLPSEGETGEHRRWWLAHFSEFLASYNAVNPLRPLERDHMPYVMLSRCLPELEEIEKGNTCLQLLEWFQANRTEIEVRFEEAVGE, encoded by the coding sequence ATGAAAGAAGCTAAACGGGCTTTGGAGGCTTGGGATGTCTCCGTCCAGTGCATCAGAGCAGACGCAGTCCCAGAAGTGTATCACGTCGAGTCAACCACAGGCGAGCGCTTCGTTCTGAAGAACGTCGGCGCGCCCGATGTGCTGGTGCGTACTGAGACTCAGTTCCGAGTCACACGTCATGTTCATGACTCGGGTCTTCCCATAGCCTATCTGGTCGAGACCAGGTCTGGCTTGTCTTATAGCAAAATCGACTCGTCCATCTACATTTTGATGCCCTTCCTACCAGACGACGAACCTGACTTCTATGGCCCAGATTCAGGCCCGCTCTATCGAACTTTAGGAGCAGCCTACGGTCGCTTGCACGCCATCTTGGCCGACTTTGAGGGACCCATCGAGACGTGGGAGGACAACGCCTATGAACCACTTTTCAAAGACTATGTTCCCAAGGCGCTACCCAAACTTTCTGGTGAGGCAAGACGAAGAGTTGAGGACACGCTGAGTGAAGTTGAAGGCCACCTGCGACTGATCGCGTCTTCGTTGCCGATGGAGCCAGTATTCCAGGACGTGCATCGCGGAAATGTCCGGATGGTCAAGGGTGAATTTCGCGGGTTCATCGACTGCGATCACATCAGTATTGGACATCGGATTGACGACATCACGACAGCTCTGATTTCGATGATCAAGTACGAAGGTCGCAATGGCCTGCCTTCAGAGGGAGAGACGGGTGAGCACCGTCGCTGGTGGCTGGCTCACTTCAGCGAGTTTCTGGCGTCCTACAACGCGGTTAATCCGCTTCGTCCGTTGGAGAGAGACCACATGCCGTATGTGATGCTTTCGCGCTGTCTCCCAGAGCTTGAGGAGATAGAAAAGGGGAATACCTGTTTGCAACTCCTGGAATGGTTCCAGGCTAATCGAACGGAGATAGAGGTCAGATTCGAAGAAGCGGTTGGCGAGTAA